One window from the genome of Magnolia sinica isolate HGM2019 chromosome 4, MsV1, whole genome shotgun sequence encodes:
- the LOC131243194 gene encoding 24-methylenesterol C-methyltransferase 2-like, with protein sequence MESLAAVFCTGALLACGLFYWFVCVLGSAEQKGKRAVNLTSGSISREKVHDKYNQYWSFFRRPKEIETADKVPHFVDTFYNLVTDIYEWGWGQSFHFSPSVPGKSHKDATRLHEEMAVDLLSVKPEHRILDVGCGVGGPMRAIAAHSRAHVVGITINEYQVNRAKIHNKKAGLDSLCDVVCGNFLQMPFDDNSFDGAYSIEATCHAPRLEDVYAEIYRVLKPGAMYVSYEWVTTELFRAENVEHVEVIQGIERGDALPGMRSHDQISEIARKVGFEVVEERDLARPPAGEWWKRLKMGKIAYWRNHILVSVLTMLGIAPKGVVDVHEMLFKTAQYLTKGGETGIFSPMHMILCRKPEA encoded by the coding sequence ATGGAATCCCTCGCCGCCGTGTTCTGCACGGGCGCCCTCCTCGCATGCGGTCTCTTCTACTGGTTTGTGTGCGTACTCGGGTCGGCGGAGCAGAAAGGAAAGAGAGCCGTAAACCTGACCAGCGGCTCCATCTCACGAGAGAAGGTCCATGACAAATACAACCAGTACTGGTCCTTCTTCCGTCGCCCCAAAGAGATCGAGACCGCTGATAAGGTGCCCCACTTCGTCGACACCTTCTACAACCTTGTCACCGACATCTACGAGTGGGGTTGGGGCCAGAGCTTCCACTTCTCCCCCTCCGTGCCAGGAAAGTCCCACAAAGATGCCACCCGCCTTCACGAAGAGATGGCCGTAGATCTCCTCTCCGTTAAGCCCGAACACCGCATCCTTGACGTAGGTTGTGGTGTAGGCGGCCCGATGCGCGCCATTGCCGCCCATTCACGTGCTCACGTTGTTGGCATCACCATCAATGAGTACCAGGTCAATCGAGCCAAGATCCACAACAAGAAGGCCGGACTTGACTCCCTCTGTGATGTCGTCTGCGGCAATTTCCTCCAGATGCCGTTCGATGACAACAGCTTCGATGGGGCCTACTCGATTGAGGCCACCTGCCACGCACCTCGCCTGGAGGACGTCTACGCTGAGATCTACCGTGTCCTGAAGCCTGGTGCGATGTATGTCTCCTACGAATGGGTGACGACGGAGCTCTTCAGGGCCGAGAATGTGGAGCATGTGGAGGTTATACAGGGGATTGAGAGGGGGGACGCGCTGCCGGGGATGAGAAGCCATGATCAGATCTCGGAGATTGCTAGGAAGGTGGGTTTTGAGGTTGTGGAGGAGCGAGATTTGGCACGGCCGCCTGCTGGAGAATGGTGGAAGAGATTGAAGATGGGTAAGATCGCCTACTGGAGGAACCACATCTTGGTTTCGGTCCTCACCATGTTAGGGATTGCGCCCAAAGGAGTGGTGGATGTTCATGAGATGCTTTTCAAGACGGCACAGTATCTGACCAAAGGCGGAGAGACAGGGATTTTCTCACCAATGCATATGATCCTCTGCAGAAAGCCGGAGGCTTAG